Genomic window (Pristis pectinata isolate sPriPec2 chromosome 28, sPriPec2.1.pri, whole genome shotgun sequence):
tctctctcaatcccatttgtttttccatgtttttattttgctttcagtaCATGACTTACAATGAAATGCTCTAGTGTATGTACATGAAGAATAGCCAAATGGGTGATGGAGAAAGATTGCCAGTACCCACGGAACTGTAGCCCGGGGAGAGGTAGTACTTCAAGGAAGAATGGGATGGAAATGAGGCAGGAACCAAAAGTAAAGAGTTTGGAATAACTCAACTCTCTTGTTTTCTTTAAAGGATCGACTGAATAATAACAGTGGAAAGGAGAAACGGATCCAGTGGGCAGACGGCTTTGTGCTGGTTTACAGCATCTGTGACCGAGCCAGTTTCAACATAGTCCGACAACAGATCCAATTTATCAAGTCAATGAAAGATTACCCTGGCACAGACCGAGCTCCCATCGTCATTGTGGGAAACAAGAGGGACCTGTGTCACCGCAGAACAGTCTCCAGTGAGGAGGGAAGACTCTTGGCTCTAGCAACCCACTGTGAATTTTGTGAAATCTCCGCTGCAGAAACTTACCATGGCGTGTTGGTGGTTTTCCATGGACTAGTGGACAGAATCAAGGAGTCCAAAATCCTGACTATCAGAAAACCAGCCGGGATAAAGAGCATTGTCCGGAGTATGTCTGCTGTGTTCACAAGAAGAAGAACAGATTCCTTGTGAACTTGTCATTGTATTCACAGCACAGCGCTGCATGTTTTAGCGCGGACTCTGCCTCAAGTTGTACTACTTCCTTAATCATAAGGTTTACATCTATGGCCACAGTTTATTTTAGCTTTGGGGATTTTTAGAAAGTAATTTTCTCCTTTCTCACTGTTTGTGAGGACTGGTGGAGCTAAATGTCAGACTGAAGCTAATGTGGGAGCCTAAATGATAAATGTGGCTAGTTTGCATTTGTAGCCTCTCCTCACCACACATGCACATATTATACAATGGATGGAGACCAAGCACAGGAACCTTTGCTAATCCCCTccccaatatctttttcctgggACACTGAACTGCCTGTAGCTCCAGCACTGAGTGCAGATGAGTGATCAAATCTGATACGTGCTCCACTGTATGGGCCACTTCCCTCTAACCCTTTAGGATATTGCCTCAGATGGTTTGGCATTGAAAGACTGGCCCATTTTCCCTTGATCTTGTTGAACTTTTGGATACAAAGACCCTTACCTTCCTCATCAATTAAGGGTGCTGGTTGCTTGGCGACCATGAAATCCATCTGCTTTAAACCAGGTGAATGTTAGGTTTTCTAAGAGTGTGATATTAGGTTTTATTCTGCCCAAATGAAAGCTTCCCAATACTTCCTAGTCAATACCTCACCACTCATGTGGGAAGGCTGTGTATTGTTGAAACTGAATTGGGCATTTGTAGTGTCACATAAATGACTTACatcataaatgaatatttttatttgcttatttGATAATTCACATTATTTTTTTCTACAGTCACTTCCTGTGAAGTGTTAACCATGAGTTGTAGAGACCATTGCATTGGGTTCCTCTTCTCTGATGAATGGATGAAGTGGTTTCATTAAGCTACTCAATGATGTTCAGGCTATGCCATTCTCTTACTCACTCTTGAAGCCATTCACTATCCCAATGGCAAGGTCATGGTGAGAAAACCCATTCAACCCaccctcctccattccaaaggaTGCAGCTTCTCAACAAACTCATTGCTACATCGAATTGTTTCATGAATAATTGCAGGGATTTTACCACCACTGGTCTGTCTGGGTATTCACTCCTCACATTAGtcagagatcaatggatttttagatattaagggaatctaagAATATCGGGTTTGTGCAAGTAAGtcacactgaggtaaaagatcaacaatgatcttaatgaatggaacAGGGACAAGGAGCCAAAAGGACTACTGTTCCTACTTCTCATGTCCTACTCTTCTCACGCATTTTACAGAATGGTCACAACATtggaaagaggctattcagcccctcgagtccatACTGGCAACAGGTATGAGCAATCCATCTAGTGTcaatccccaccctctccccatagctctgcaaattttttcctctcagattctttttccttttgaatgctacaattgaatctgcctcctaaACTATTGCTGGAAATGCATTCCAGACCTTAACCAGCCACTTTATGTAAAAAAGGTTTATTTGTATAAAGAAGAACTCTGTGACTGCAGCCTCGATTGTACTTTGACAAAATCAGTTTAATTTATAGTATTCCAGCATTATCCTTTCCAATCTATGACTATCTGATATATCATGAGCTTGAATAATCGATCCGCTTCCAAATATTAATCTTAACTCATTGATACACACTCATTCTCGTTCATTTGAAATATATCAAATTCTTGGTCACAAACACTACAGTGGTTCCAATACACCTAGGTTAAACCAAGTTATCTTCTTGGACATTTGTCTTGGATATTTACTTCCTTGGATATTT
Coding sequences:
- the si:dkeyp-59c12.1 gene encoding ras-related and estrogen-regulated growth inhibitor-like protein, which codes for MEANVVVLGADNVGKSALTVRFLTRRFIGEYGDIESVYNHNVTVAGRQVAFNIWDSPFAQDRLNNNSGKEKRIQWADGFVLVYSICDRASFNIVRQQIQFIKSMKDYPGTDRAPIVIVGNKRDLCHRRTVSSEEGRLLALATHCEFCEISAAETYHGVLVVFHGLVDRIKESKILTIRKPAGIKSIVRSMSAVFTRRRTDSL